One genomic segment of Clavelina lepadiformis chromosome 3, kaClaLepa1.1, whole genome shotgun sequence includes these proteins:
- the LOC143450302 gene encoding uncharacterized protein LOC143450302 translates to MDVNLKLIIEIDCDPEDDAANFICGQCLHNCTSNETLLAHQKTAHESSCNNVTREKLMEWWETVGGVKTDLTADAVNYFMKLFSSYSSPDELFHKFSCNGITCIPSLFFLPRKLSLCLTRKLFDVFLSHVTTVAHNKKGKHLTLHKLTRDEEFIIQYIGGYILQKLTKRCINPREIDLLSCLTDYSNETTNSSLISALNNNNYGHLTVPAKSLVKLLMYVESVFRKQDIKEHIMESCMSSLSVCNIKDIFENLVFDECLQKLCMKICKFYVKIRCYQKANHLNSVLHVTSDQNVSLRKSLK, encoded by the exons ATGGATGTCAACTtgaagttaattattgaaatagattGTGACCCAGAAGACGATGCAGCAAACTTCAT atgtggacaatgtttgcataactgcacaagtaatgaaactttgctggctcatcaaaaaactgctcacg AATCTTCTTGCAATAATGTTACAAGAGAAAAGCTGATGGAATGGTGGGAAACAGTGGGTGGCGTTAAAACAGATCTAACTGCAGATGCggttaactattttatgaaGCTATTTTCTTCGTACAGTTCACCGGATGAACTGTTTCATAAATTCTCCTGTAATGGAATTACGTGCATCCCATCACTATTTTTCTTGCCAAGAAAATTGTCACTATGTTTAAcacgaaaattgtttgatgtatttttatcaCACGTTACCACTgttgcacacaacaaaaagGGGAAACACTTGACATTACACAAGTTAACCCGAGACGAAGAATTCATAATTCAGTACATAGGTggttatattttgcagaaactcACTAAGCGCTGTATAAATCCGAGAGAAATAGATCTATTGTCTTGTTTAACTGATTATAGTAATGAAACCACTAATAGTTCCTTGATTTCCgctttaaataataacaattatggACATCTTACAGTTCCAGCGAAATCACTAGTGAAATTGTTGATGTATGTAGAAAGTGTCTTTAGGAAACAAGACATAAAGGAGCACATCATGGAAAGTTGCATGTCTTCTTTGAGTGTTTGTAACATAAaagatatatttgaaaatcttgtttttgatgaatgtttgcaaaaattgtgcatgaaaatatgtaaattttacgTGAAGATTAGATGCTATCAAAAAGCCAATCATTTAAATTCAGTACTGCATGTAACCTCTGATCAAAATGTAAGTCTgagaaaatcattaaaatga